In Pseudorca crassidens isolate mPseCra1 chromosome 17, mPseCra1.hap1, whole genome shotgun sequence, the DNA window TGATGATGAGGgtcatggtggtgatgatggtggtgatggtgatgatggtggtgatgacagtggtgatgatggtggtgatgatgagggtgatgatgatggtgatgatgatgatggtggtgatgatggtggtgatggtggaaaTGATGATGACAGTGGTGATGATGAGGgtcatggtggtgatgatggtggtggtgatggtggtgatggtgatgatggtggtgatgatgatgacagtggtgatgagggtggtgatgatgatggttatgatgatggtgatgatgagggtGATGATGTTGgtcatggtggtgatgatggtggtgatgatgatgacagtggtgatgatggtggtgatgacggtgatgacagtggtgatgatgagggtgatgatggtggtgatgatgatggttatgatgatggtgatgatgagggtGATGATGTTGGTCATGGTGGTGATgacagtggtgatgatggtggtgatgacggtgatgacagtggtgatgatgatgatggtggtgatgacggtGTGACAGTGGgcatgatgatggtgatggtgatgatgatggtgatgacggtggtgatgatggtggt includes these proteins:
- the LOC137210653 gene encoding uncharacterized protein, whose product is MTNIITLIITIIITIIITTIITLIITTVITVITTIITTVIIITTIITTMTNIITLIITIIITIIITTLITTVIIITTIITITTITTTIITTMTLIITTVIIISTITTIITTIIIITIIITLIITTIITTVITTIITITTIITTMTLIITTVIIISTITTTLSPSSSPPLSPPSPSPSPLSQSAQNPATKYHRLGGLNNRHLFLTVLEAGRSNIRVAAH